A single genomic interval of Rosistilla ulvae harbors:
- a CDS encoding PQQ-binding-like beta-propeller repeat protein gives MMMRTYLLILPTLLLLAGAAFGQAPKAADWSYWRGPNYNGTSSATGLPATWDPDGGEGSNLKWHRDDLAGRSTPVAMDGKLYLITRADPGTEIEGERVVCIDAATGETVWEHKFNVWMSDVPDTRVGWASVVADPETGNVYALGVCDIFMCLDGKTGEEKWSVPLHEFLGMLSTYGGRTNFPIIHEDLVIISGIIINWGDAAKPNHRFLAMDKRTGEIVWFSPTRDLPDDTSYSAPNLAVINGQLQMVVGGGDGAVWGFQPRTGKTLWNYQFSRRGLFATPLVVGNRVYAGHGEENMEGTSMGALAAIEIEGTGSDTKAKELWKMEGLILNRSSPLVIGDRLYIVDDRCKLWVVDAKTGEMIQERVALGDRKQWASLVYADGRIYAVTENGRWAFMELSDAGVDITDKGRISNEAFYASPIVYDGAIYFVGTSGIYCIADEKAKPGVTPAPEAAKEMANDDKTPAWVQVVPAEAIVRPGEKIDYKVRLFNQNGQFIEEASDPKLTVVGGGSVDGTTFDAADQNGSHYAATVTAAVGDLQGSSRVRVVPALPWKFTFDELDDAPVTWVGARYRHVIREVDGSPALVKVSTIPKGARSRGWMGHWDLANYTISADVKGQQVGTQLPDIGLTAMGYALDLQGNSQKLQIRTWYAQLRMAKTVPFEWKADVWYRMKLQAGIEEQDGKKVAVLKGKVWPRDDKEPSEWTVTAVDHSPNLSGSPGLYGNAKVCELYLDNIEVTANEQ, from the coding sequence ATGATGATGCGAACATACCTATTGATCCTCCCGACCCTTTTGCTCCTGGCAGGTGCTGCCTTCGGGCAAGCCCCCAAAGCCGCGGATTGGAGCTATTGGCGGGGCCCCAATTACAACGGAACCAGTTCGGCAACCGGATTGCCGGCGACCTGGGATCCCGATGGAGGCGAGGGAAGCAACCTGAAATGGCACCGCGATGACCTCGCCGGCCGCAGCACCCCCGTCGCGATGGACGGCAAGCTGTATCTGATCACCCGCGCCGATCCCGGCACCGAGATCGAAGGCGAACGCGTCGTTTGCATCGATGCCGCAACAGGCGAGACGGTTTGGGAACACAAGTTTAACGTCTGGATGTCAGATGTCCCCGACACCCGCGTCGGTTGGGCCAGCGTTGTCGCCGATCCGGAAACCGGCAACGTCTATGCGTTGGGCGTCTGCGACATCTTTATGTGTCTCGATGGAAAGACGGGCGAGGAGAAGTGGAGCGTTCCGCTGCACGAGTTCCTCGGCATGTTGAGCACCTACGGCGGACGAACCAACTTTCCGATCATCCACGAAGACCTGGTGATCATCAGCGGCATCATCATTAACTGGGGCGATGCGGCCAAGCCAAACCATCGCTTCCTGGCGATGGACAAGCGAACCGGCGAAATCGTTTGGTTCAGCCCAACCCGCGATCTCCCCGACGACACCTCGTACAGCGCGCCGAACCTGGCGGTTATCAACGGGCAATTGCAGATGGTCGTCGGCGGTGGCGATGGTGCGGTCTGGGGTTTCCAGCCTCGCACCGGCAAGACGTTGTGGAACTACCAGTTCTCGCGTCGCGGTCTGTTTGCGACTCCATTGGTTGTTGGCAACCGTGTCTATGCCGGCCATGGTGAAGAAAATATGGAAGGGACCTCGATGGGCGCTCTAGCGGCGATCGAGATCGAAGGTACCGGTTCGGATACCAAGGCCAAAGAGCTTTGGAAGATGGAGGGGCTGATCCTCAATCGCAGTTCACCACTGGTGATCGGCGACCGACTGTACATTGTCGATGATCGCTGCAAGTTGTGGGTCGTCGACGCCAAGACGGGCGAAATGATTCAAGAGCGTGTTGCCCTGGGCGACCGCAAGCAATGGGCTAGCCTGGTCTACGCCGACGGTCGGATCTACGCCGTCACCGAAAACGGCCGCTGGGCCTTTATGGAACTCTCCGACGCGGGAGTCGACATCACCGACAAGGGCCGGATCAGCAATGAAGCCTTCTACGCTTCGCCGATCGTTTACGATGGCGCGATCTATTTCGTTGGCACCTCGGGGATCTATTGTATCGCTGACGAAAAAGCGAAGCCGGGCGTAACGCCAGCTCCCGAAGCTGCCAAAGAGATGGCTAACGACGACAAGACGCCAGCTTGGGTTCAAGTTGTCCCCGCCGAAGCGATCGTTCGTCCGGGCGAGAAGATCGACTACAAAGTGCGTCTGTTCAACCAGAACGGCCAGTTCATCGAAGAGGCATCCGACCCGAAGCTGACCGTTGTCGGTGGTGGTTCGGTCGATGGAACGACATTTGACGCCGCCGACCAAAACGGTTCGCACTACGCGGCGACCGTGACTGCAGCGGTTGGCGATCTGCAAGGCAGCTCGCGAGTTCGCGTGGTCCCTGCCCTGCCCTGGAAGTTCACCTTCGACGAACTCGACGACGCCCCGGTCACCTGGGTCGGCGCTCGCTATCGCCACGTGATCCGCGAAGTCGACGGATCGCCAGCTTTGGTCAAGGTCTCGACGATTCCCAAGGGAGCTCGCAGCCGCGGTTGGATGGGACATTGGGATCTCGCCAACTACACGATCTCCGCCGATGTCAAAGGCCAGCAAGTCGGAACCCAGTTGCCCGATATCGGGTTGACCGCGATGGGCTACGCCTTGGATTTGCAAGGCAACAGCCAGAAGCTGCAGATTCGCACCTGGTACGCTCAACTGCGGATGGCCAAAACGGTTCCATTCGAATGGAAGGCCGACGTTTGGTACCGGATGAAATTGCAAGCTGGCATCGAAGAGCAGGATGGCAAGAAGGTTGCCGTCTTGAAGGGGAAAGTTTGGCCTCGCGATGACAAGGAACCAAGCGAATGGACGGTCACCGCGGTCGATCATTCGCCAAATCTCTCGGGCAGTCCTGGTCTGTACGGGAATGCCAAAGTCTGCGAGTTGTACTTGGATAACATCGAAGTCACCGCAAACGAACAGTAA
- a CDS encoding DUF1559 domain-containing protein encodes MRSFQFKRTNGFTLVELLVVIAIIGILVGLLLPAVQAAREAARRMECSNNTKQIGLALHNYHDTYKKFPQGARHGLMNPNSWRFSLLPFMEQQAIADLARAAEAAGTKINFYPKGNAAHTLADYNIYTQPLINLIIPAYACPSSAAPEIYTYSSHFTNTGTQRINYTGIMGAYPDPAGRTSSAYQTQYSSFATNNGSLLINEHTAFRDITDGTSNTGIVGEQSGNRRFPTRTANYHSGWSGYGYSGTVATWNAGAASQHRFGSGVTALYHSPNPTSLGSEANADWDSNTPLTSYHPGGVQVLQADGSTRFMSDTVALEIVLKLATRDDGQVIGEW; translated from the coding sequence ATGAGAAGCTTTCAATTTAAACGAACCAACGGATTCACGTTGGTTGAATTGCTGGTGGTCATCGCGATCATCGGCATCCTTGTTGGCCTGTTGCTGCCTGCAGTCCAAGCGGCTCGCGAAGCAGCGCGCCGTATGGAATGCAGTAACAACACCAAGCAGATCGGCTTGGCGCTGCACAACTATCACGACACGTACAAAAAGTTCCCCCAAGGGGCCCGGCACGGCCTAATGAATCCCAATAGCTGGCGATTTTCCCTGCTTCCATTCATGGAACAGCAAGCGATTGCGGATCTTGCCAGGGCTGCGGAAGCAGCGGGCACAAAGATCAACTTTTACCCGAAGGGCAATGCGGCGCACACACTCGCGGATTACAACATTTACACCCAACCGCTGATAAATCTGATCATTCCAGCCTACGCTTGCCCCTCAAGCGCCGCGCCGGAGATATACACGTACTCATCTCACTTCACAAACACAGGGACACAGCGAATCAACTACACGGGAATCATGGGAGCATATCCCGATCCCGCCGGCCGCACGAGTTCAGCCTACCAAACTCAATACTCGAGTTTTGCAACCAATAACGGCAGCCTGTTAATCAACGAACACACAGCTTTCCGCGACATTACCGATGGAACATCCAACACGGGCATCGTTGGCGAACAATCTGGCAACCGCCGATTTCCGACTCGAACCGCAAACTACCATTCCGGCTGGTCTGGCTATGGTTATTCCGGAACCGTTGCGACCTGGAACGCTGGTGCCGCTTCGCAACACAGATTCGGATCTGGAGTCACGGCGCTCTACCATTCCCCAAACCCCACCTCACTAGGCAGCGAAGCGAATGCGGACTGGGACAGCAACACGCCACTGACCTCCTACCACCCCGGCGGTGTTCAAGTGCTTCAGGCTGACGGATCCACACGATTCATGTCCGACACCGTCGCACTGGAAATCGTGCTGAAGCTTGCTACACGTGACGATGGACAGGTAATTGGAGAATGGTAA
- the panD gene encoding aspartate 1-decarboxylase has product MPFRKLLSAKIHRATVTGADLEYEGSITIPPELMEAAGIVPYESIQIWNVTRGSRLETYAIEGVRGSSDICANGAAAHHVYPGDKVILATFAFYDRDDAATHCPRLIFVDDHNQIKHEGPEIAGPQRRAEPAGS; this is encoded by the coding sequence ATGCCATTTCGCAAACTTCTCAGTGCCAAGATTCATCGCGCGACCGTCACGGGAGCCGATCTGGAATACGAAGGCAGCATCACGATTCCGCCCGAGTTGATGGAAGCCGCGGGGATCGTTCCCTATGAATCGATCCAGATCTGGAACGTGACGCGCGGTTCGCGATTGGAAACCTACGCGATCGAAGGCGTTCGCGGTTCGAGCGATATCTGTGCCAACGGTGCCGCAGCGCACCACGTCTACCCCGGCGACAAAGTCATTCTGGCGACATTCGCCTTCTACGATCGCGACGATGCCGCAACGCATTGCCCGCGGCTGATCTTCGTCGACGATCACAACCAGATCAAACACGAAGGCCCCGAGATCGCCGGCCCCCAACGCCGCGCCGAACCCGCCGGATCCTAA
- a CDS encoding outer membrane protein assembly factor BamB family protein codes for MVAAAPKATKTAAAPAGKSDDPAAVLEAGGDWPQWAGTRLRNNTPNVKGIAKSWNIGKFDRRTGEWDGTNAENIKWFAKLGSQTYGNPVVAGGRVFCGTNNSGGYLKRYPGDVDLGCLICFDEETGDFLWQHSSEKLITGRVHDWPLQGICCAPLVEGDRLWFVTSRGEVRCLDTKGFHDGSDDGEVKGERGRVADLPVAKPEFKEAVAGLDKGELTQALLDLLTEHGEPIEGAAEVTTVAAGKKWSIKATIDGAARDLEAVVAGPRLSVFKTITADDKEEADVLWVYNMMEELGISQHNMCSCSVTSYGDLLFVNTSNGVDESHIVLPSPDAPSFICMNKNTGEVLWTDKSPGTNIVHGQWSSPTVAELGGVVQAIFAGGDGWVYSFKADQGGDGNPELLWKFDANPKTSKWILGGAGTRNNIIATPVVHDGLVYVAVGQDPEHGEGQGHLWCIDPTKRGDISSELAMKIEGDKRVPIPHRRLQAVIEEDGEVAIDNPNSGVVWHYASFDQNGDGEIDFEEEMHRSCGTVAIQGDLLYVADFSGMLHCLDPKGSENGEPIVHFTYDMLAQAWGSPLIADGHVYIGDEDGDVAIFELGKDNKEPIDEINMGTSVYSTPIAANGVIYISTKDKLFAIAPPKE; via the coding sequence ATGGTTGCTGCTGCACCGAAGGCGACCAAGACGGCTGCCGCACCGGCGGGCAAGAGCGACGATCCTGCCGCCGTTCTCGAAGCGGGTGGCGATTGGCCGCAGTGGGCCGGAACGCGTCTGCGTAACAACACTCCCAACGTCAAGGGAATCGCGAAGTCTTGGAACATTGGCAAGTTCGATCGCCGGACCGGTGAATGGGACGGCACCAATGCCGAGAACATCAAATGGTTCGCGAAATTGGGCAGCCAAACCTACGGCAACCCCGTCGTCGCCGGTGGCCGCGTCTTTTGCGGTACCAACAACAGCGGTGGCTACCTGAAGCGTTATCCCGGTGACGTCGACCTCGGATGTTTGATCTGTTTCGACGAAGAGACGGGTGATTTTCTGTGGCAGCACAGCAGCGAAAAACTGATCACCGGCCGCGTCCACGACTGGCCGCTGCAAGGCATCTGTTGTGCTCCGTTGGTCGAAGGCGATCGCTTGTGGTTCGTCACCAGCCGCGGCGAAGTCCGCTGCTTGGACACCAAGGGTTTTCATGACGGCAGCGACGATGGCGAAGTCAAAGGCGAGCGGGGACGCGTCGCCGATCTGCCTGTTGCCAAGCCCGAGTTTAAAGAAGCCGTTGCCGGACTCGACAAGGGCGAACTGACGCAAGCTCTGTTGGATCTGTTGACCGAACATGGCGAACCGATCGAAGGTGCTGCCGAAGTCACAACCGTTGCCGCTGGCAAGAAGTGGTCGATCAAAGCGACGATCGACGGCGCTGCTCGCGATCTCGAAGCTGTGGTTGCCGGCCCGCGTTTGAGCGTCTTCAAGACGATCACCGCCGACGACAAGGAAGAGGCCGACGTGTTGTGGGTTTACAACATGATGGAAGAACTGGGGATCAGCCAGCACAACATGTGCAGCTGCTCGGTCACCAGCTACGGCGACCTGTTGTTCGTCAACACCAGCAACGGTGTCGATGAATCGCACATTGTCCTCCCCTCCCCCGACGCGCCAAGCTTCATCTGCATGAACAAGAACACCGGCGAGGTTTTGTGGACCGACAAGTCGCCTGGAACGAACATCGTTCACGGCCAATGGTCCAGCCCAACCGTGGCGGAACTCGGTGGCGTTGTCCAAGCGATCTTTGCTGGCGGCGACGGCTGGGTCTACAGCTTCAAAGCCGATCAGGGTGGCGATGGCAATCCTGAACTGTTGTGGAAGTTTGACGCCAACCCCAAGACTTCGAAGTGGATCTTGGGCGGAGCCGGAACGCGTAACAACATCATCGCCACGCCTGTCGTTCACGACGGTCTGGTCTACGTCGCTGTCGGTCAGGATCCCGAGCACGGCGAAGGCCAAGGTCACCTGTGGTGTATCGATCCGACCAAACGCGGCGACATCAGCTCGGAATTGGCGATGAAGATCGAAGGCGACAAGCGTGTCCCGATCCCGCATCGTCGTTTGCAAGCTGTTATCGAAGAGGATGGCGAAGTTGCGATCGATAACCCGAACTCGGGCGTCGTTTGGCACTACGCATCGTTCGATCAGAACGGCGACGGCGAGATCGACTTTGAAGAAGAGATGCACCGCAGCTGTGGTACCGTGGCGATCCAAGGCGATCTGCTGTACGTGGCCGATTTCTCGGGCATGTTGCACTGCTTGGATCCTAAGGGCTCCGAAAATGGCGAACCGATCGTCCACTTCACCTACGACATGCTGGCTCAAGCTTGGGGCAGCCCGTTGATCGCCGATGGCCATGTTTACATCGGTGACGAAGACGGCGACGTGGCGATCTTCGAGCTCGGCAAGGACAACAAGGAACCGATCGATGAGATCAACATGGGAACCAGCGTCTACAGCACGCCGATCGCCGCCAATGGCGTGATCTATATCAGCACCAAGGACAAGCTGTTTGCGATCGCTCCGCCAAAGGAATAA
- a CDS encoding response regulator, protein MQTVLDIGNCSPDHSAIRTLIEGNFDARVVQAHGAADAMEILGRQEVALITVNRKLDRDYSDGMEIIRQLKNDPKTQAIPVMLITNFPEHQDAAMAIGAERGFGKLQLRAAETKQSLAAFLS, encoded by the coding sequence ATGCAGACCGTTCTCGATATTGGAAACTGTAGCCCGGATCATTCCGCGATCCGAACGCTGATCGAAGGCAACTTCGACGCTCGTGTGGTGCAGGCCCATGGAGCGGCTGATGCGATGGAGATCCTGGGCCGCCAGGAGGTCGCGTTGATCACCGTCAATCGTAAGCTGGATCGCGATTACAGCGACGGGATGGAGATCATTCGGCAACTGAAAAACGACCCGAAGACCCAGGCGATCCCCGTGATGTTGATTACCAATTTTCCCGAACATCAAGACGCGGCGATGGCGATCGGCGCCGAGCGTGGTTTTGGAAAGTTGCAGTTGCGAGCCGCCGAGACCAAACAATCGTTGGCCGCATTTCTATCGTAG
- a CDS encoding cupin domain-containing protein, translating into MPKAPAFVVAHLPDLPGTPCPCGTARRAFAEVESFPATVHLTEIAATAKVHYHKTLTETYVVQECDDDAFIELDGQSHPVRPGTAILISPGTRHRAVGKMKVIIFCTPKFDPNDEWFD; encoded by the coding sequence ATGCCAAAAGCCCCTGCCTTTGTGGTGGCTCATCTGCCCGATTTGCCCGGCACCCCCTGTCCGTGTGGTACGGCGCGTCGTGCATTTGCGGAGGTTGAGTCGTTTCCGGCAACTGTCCACCTCACCGAAATCGCTGCAACCGCCAAAGTCCACTACCATAAGACCTTGACCGAAACGTATGTCGTCCAAGAATGCGACGACGATGCCTTCATCGAACTCGACGGCCAATCCCACCCGGTCCGTCCCGGCACAGCGATCTTGATTTCCCCTGGCACCCGCCATCGCGCGGTCGGCAAGATGAAGGTAATCATCTTCTGTACTCCCAAGTTTGATCCCAACGACGAATGGTTTGACTGA